A stretch of Edaphobacter lichenicola DNA encodes these proteins:
- a CDS encoding O-methyltransferase: protein MNQDLWTSVDHFLTDTLVHPDQPLNEAVRANADAGLPAIDVAPNQGKFLHLLARIHKANRILEVGTLGGYSTIWLARALPPDGTLITLELNPTHASVAAANIKRAGLSSLVDLRVGNALESLATLHSQKAAPFDLIFLDADKPNNPSYLEWAVKLSRPGTVIIGDNVIRDGAILDPKSTDPAVSGTRTFLERFGDNPRLDATALQTVGSKGYDGFAIAIVTS, encoded by the coding sequence AGTCGACCACTTCCTCACAGACACTCTCGTTCATCCCGATCAACCACTCAACGAAGCCGTGCGCGCAAACGCAGACGCCGGGCTTCCCGCCATCGACGTAGCTCCCAACCAGGGCAAGTTTCTTCATCTGCTCGCCCGCATCCATAAAGCCAACCGCATTCTGGAAGTAGGAACCCTCGGCGGATACAGCACTATCTGGCTGGCGCGCGCTCTACCGCCAGACGGCACCCTCATCACGCTCGAGCTCAATCCCACCCACGCCAGCGTAGCTGCGGCAAACATCAAACGCGCAGGGCTGTCCTCACTAGTCGACCTCAGAGTCGGCAATGCGCTCGAATCTCTGGCCACCCTGCACTCCCAAAAAGCCGCACCCTTCGATCTCATCTTCCTCGACGCGGACAAACCCAACAACCCCTCCTACCTGGAGTGGGCGGTCAAGCTCTCACGCCCCGGCACCGTCATCATAGGAGACAACGTAATCCGCGACGGCGCCATCCTCGATCCAAAGAGTACCGACCCCGCAGTCTCAGGCACCCGCACCTTTCTCGAGCGCTTCGGAGACAATCCCCGTCTCGACGCCACCGCGCTCCAGACCGTAGGCAGCAAGGGCTACGACGGATTCGCCATAGCCATAGTCACCTCATAA